One genomic region from Thermoleptolyngbya sichuanensis A183 encodes:
- a CDS encoding ABC transporter ATP-binding protein, with protein MASSQSFRNILNYYRRYWGLSVFSITASSLFEVLDLAVPYAIGQLLNVLSGQPLDGPLQRFVAQVGTMGDWDVGRSLSLVVLLGVIFLVTVVRAPIQAWLGVWFHWDIALRSRRDHTIRAIAKVLSLPLEFYDENNPGRISGRVARGLANHTWTYPEIAGQLIPKIVRVIGIFGVILLIEWRIAILFLISFVLILAFLLHNLRRLIKKEERLDEYMENTESRTSEIITNIKTVKAFATEANELERQRQRIEREFKVVDYRVHKGYVTLFAWQKLVVESSVFVVLALTLWATVQGNISLGHFVTTLTVSSMAYAELEPICTVAEVFARRYASMNRFHEFMQTPDGQDSHNLLDTPAAVRHYQFTGKVHFENLSFGYERDRPVLQNINLLIEPRQTVALVGRSGSGKSTLVKLLFRYFEPHSGRVLIDGQDVRSLDITGYRKRLAIVHQEVDVFNGTLMDNLTYGNPRVTQEAIAEACHIARVDEFVKILPQGYLTVVGERGVRLSGGQRQRLGIARALLMNPDVLVFDEATSSLDYESERSIQLAMQNILGTRTTIIIAHRLSTVREADQIVVLDQGQIVEVGSHTELLAHGGIYHRLHALQETGELMA; from the coding sequence ATGGCGAGTTCACAGAGTTTTCGCAATATTCTGAATTACTACAGACGATACTGGGGCCTCTCGGTGTTTAGCATTACGGCCAGCAGCCTGTTTGAAGTGCTGGATCTGGCCGTCCCCTATGCCATTGGGCAACTGCTGAATGTGCTGTCGGGGCAGCCGCTGGACGGGCCGTTGCAGCGGTTTGTGGCGCAGGTTGGCACAATGGGCGATTGGGATGTGGGGCGATCGCTCTCGCTGGTGGTGCTGCTGGGCGTGATCTTTTTGGTGACGGTGGTTCGTGCGCCGATTCAGGCCTGGTTGGGGGTCTGGTTTCACTGGGACATCGCCCTGAGGTCGCGCCGCGATCACACAATTCGGGCGATCGCCAAAGTCCTTTCTTTGCCGCTGGAGTTCTATGACGAAAACAATCCGGGACGCATCTCTGGGCGAGTCGCGCGGGGGTTGGCAAACCATACCTGGACCTATCCCGAAATCGCGGGTCAGCTTATTCCCAAGATTGTTCGCGTGATTGGGATTTTTGGAGTCATCTTACTGATCGAGTGGCGCATCGCGATCCTGTTCCTGATTTCGTTTGTGCTGATTCTCGCCTTTCTGCTGCACAACCTGCGGCGGCTGATCAAAAAAGAGGAACGGCTCGATGAATACATGGAGAACACCGAAAGCCGCACTTCGGAAATCATCACTAACATCAAAACCGTGAAAGCCTTTGCGACGGAGGCAAACGAGCTAGAGCGGCAGCGACAGCGGATAGAACGCGAGTTTAAGGTGGTGGACTATCGGGTTCATAAGGGCTACGTCACCCTGTTTGCCTGGCAAAAGCTGGTGGTGGAGTCGTCGGTGTTTGTGGTGCTGGCGCTGACGCTGTGGGCGACGGTGCAGGGCAATATCTCGCTGGGTCATTTTGTGACGACGCTCACGGTGTCTAGCATGGCCTATGCAGAGTTGGAACCGATCTGCACCGTGGCGGAGGTGTTTGCCCGCCGCTATGCCTCGATGAACCGCTTTCACGAGTTCATGCAAACTCCGGACGGGCAAGATTCCCATAACTTACTCGATACGCCCGCAGCGGTGCGCCATTATCAATTCACAGGTAAGGTTCATTTTGAAAACCTGAGTTTTGGCTATGAGCGCGATCGCCCGGTGCTACAAAACATCAATCTGCTGATCGAGCCGCGTCAGACGGTGGCGCTGGTGGGTCGTTCTGGTTCTGGCAAATCGACCTTAGTGAAGCTGCTGTTTCGCTATTTCGAGCCGCACAGTGGGCGCGTGTTGATTGATGGTCAGGACGTGCGATCGCTCGACATCACGGGCTATCGCAAGCGGCTGGCGATCGTTCACCAGGAGGTGGATGTGTTCAACGGCACGCTGATGGACAATCTGACCTATGGCAACCCCCGCGTGACGCAGGAGGCGATCGCCGAAGCTTGCCACATTGCCCGCGTGGACGAATTCGTGAAAATCCTGCCCCAGGGCTATCTCACCGTCGTCGGCGAGCGGGGCGTGCGGCTCTCTGGCGGTCAGCGACAGCGCCTCGGCATTGCCCGCGCCCTGCTGATGAACCCAGACGTGCTGGTGTTTGACGAAGCCACCTCCAGCCTGGACTACGAATCCGAGCGATCGATCCAGTTGGCGATGCAAAACATTCTGGGCACGCGCACGACGATCATCATCGCCCACCGCCTGAGTACGGTGCGGGAAGCGGATCAGATCGTGGTGCTAGATCAGGGTCAAATTGTGGAAGTGGGCAGTCATACGGAACTCCTCGCCCACGGCGGCATCTATCACCGCCTCCACGCTTTGCAGGAAACGGGTGAGCTAATGGCGTAA
- a CDS encoding AAA family ATPase: MSAEPLTESLPEPPTGASAGFADNWSYLKTELGWLERMLMVAVARQKKEAKEIDRVAQSRADRVTSHWWQGVISLDGKICYDEYRQPPVTTAVTTPRLGYQQQLEGRIRATEARGVLLGLPMLCDRLQLSLFEKQVVLLAIAPEVNRRYARLYRFLQGEESAVSDLPTVNLALQLLCRNDQEWRVGRSRLLDDAPLLKLGLLERHPRNTDTLLNQSLRLVAPLVSFLLDEQPQAAVLDRLLQPAAVESFLTLRRTDVPWDALVLPESLIGRLRSLCDLASAAAVSPTASGPVAVLAGPSGVGKTLAAEAIAHTLGQPLAMVDLSQVNPADFPLLLQDIESTRPPLLLVKSAQLWLRRSAAIAPSEISRLLSLRQEDGTLTLFSLPHAEAIALPWQRQLRPVLSFAMPDAAQRWQLWQQTELFPQSSPIDWEALAKQLAVSGGEIRAIAQTARQLQLAKDAPLTEHLQRAIALRGHSLSLPLRSRSRGRKVQKES, from the coding sequence ATGTCCGCAGAACCCCTTACCGAGTCATTACCAGAGCCACCCACGGGAGCATCCGCCGGATTTGCCGACAACTGGAGCTATCTGAAAACCGAGCTAGGCTGGCTAGAGCGGATGTTGATGGTGGCGGTGGCGCGACAAAAAAAGGAAGCCAAAGAAATCGACCGGGTGGCCCAGTCGCGGGCAGACCGAGTGACGAGCCACTGGTGGCAGGGCGTGATTTCGCTGGACGGCAAGATTTGCTACGACGAATATCGCCAGCCGCCTGTGACGACAGCGGTAACCACACCCCGACTCGGCTATCAGCAGCAGCTTGAAGGACGCATCCGGGCGACGGAGGCCCGCGGCGTTTTGCTGGGGCTGCCGATGTTGTGCGATCGCCTCCAGCTTTCGCTGTTTGAAAAGCAGGTGGTTTTGTTGGCGATCGCCCCAGAGGTGAACCGCCGCTACGCCCGTCTATATCGCTTTTTGCAGGGTGAAGAGTCTGCCGTGTCTGACCTGCCCACGGTGAACCTGGCGCTGCAACTGCTGTGTCGCAATGACCAGGAATGGCGGGTCGGGCGATCGCGCCTGCTGGATGACGCACCCCTGCTAAAGTTGGGACTACTGGAGCGACACCCGCGCAACACCGACACCCTGCTCAACCAATCGCTGCGGCTGGTGGCTCCCCTGGTCAGCTTTTTGCTAGACGAACAGCCCCAGGCGGCGGTGCTGGACCGCCTGCTGCAACCTGCCGCCGTCGAGTCGTTTTTGACCCTCCGCCGGACGGACGTGCCGTGGGATGCGCTGGTATTGCCAGAATCGCTGATCGGGCGGCTGCGATCGCTCTGTGATCTGGCCAGCGCCGCTGCCGTCTCCCCGACCGCCAGCGGGCCCGTCGCTGTCCTGGCTGGGCCCTCAGGGGTCGGCAAAACCCTTGCTGCCGAGGCGATCGCCCACACGCTGGGGCAGCCCTTGGCAATGGTCGATCTGTCCCAGGTCAACCCGGCCGACTTTCCTCTGCTGCTGCAAGACATCGAGTCTACCCGTCCGCCGCTGCTGCTGGTGAAATCGGCCCAGCTTTGGCTGCGACGGTCAGCGGCGATCGCCCCTTCGGAAATCTCCCGCCTGCTCTCTCTCCGGCAAGAAGATGGAACGCTGACCCTATTCAGCCTGCCCCACGCCGAGGCGATCGCCCTGCCCTGGCAACGCCAGCTCCGTCCGGTTCTCTCGTTTGCCATGCCCGACGCGGCCCAGCGCTGGCAGCTTTGGCAGCAAACAGAACTGTTTCCGCAAAGCAGCCCCATCGACTGGGAGGCGCTGGCCAAGCAGCTTGCCGTATCCGGTGGCGAGATTCGGGCGATCGCCCAGACTGCCCGCCAGCTTCAGCTTGCCAAGGATGCGCCCCTGACCGAACACTTGCAGCGGGCGATCGCCCTGCGAGGACATTCTCTCTCACTGCCACTGCGGTCGCGCAGCCGGGGGCGCAAAGTGCAGAAAGAGTCTTAG
- a CDS encoding serine/threonine-protein kinase, with the protein MYCLNPRCPKPANPQSHRFCQTCGARLLLGDRYRAYQPLGNGESSRTFLGLDTHQITDNRCIIKRFQNQTGEERFRQETARLDELSSHPQIPDLYAYFEREDAQFLVQEFVEGRSLFQEMTQDGSFDESQIRALLAEILPLLQFLHDHQIIHRDIKPTNLIRKGQPPSGGQQAELDVTSWALTDAPELTGWLQPSKIQNPKSKIQNPKSLVLVDFGAAKRLTQSALARPGTLMGSAEYAAPEQLMGHATYASDLYSLGVTCIQLLTGLSPFELFDGVRGLWHWRSVAGTVSDTLAQVLDKMLATSLGDRFSSAAAVMDVLGIRNQESGVGNPGTRVSLKPEPESHWRCVGTLEAGAGVNAIAPLPGRDLLFSGGNDGRLVVWDCDRGEALWMFEEPGVVVTTVAVSPLGDALASGGFDRTIKLWDWQSGTLTRTLAGHTDVVTAIAFAPDSTLYSASRDKTIRQWLPHTGEAIATFSSHKAAVEAIALHPQQPILVSGGAEGAVKIWHTGTRELLRTLSGHGAQVSAIALPPESATAQSSSVLSGSWDMSLKLRNLHAGGLRYNLTGHLLPITALSCNPSARLLSTASHDTTVKIWNLETGALQATLTGHTAAVESVAFLSKKRLASAGRDGTIRLWQVS; encoded by the coding sequence ATGTATTGCCTCAACCCCCGCTGTCCCAAGCCCGCCAATCCCCAGAGCCATCGCTTTTGTCAGACCTGCGGGGCGCGGCTGCTGCTGGGCGATCGCTATCGAGCCTATCAACCCCTGGGCAATGGCGAATCGAGCCGCACCTTTTTGGGGCTAGATACCCACCAAATTACCGACAACCGCTGCATTATCAAGCGCTTTCAAAACCAAACCGGCGAAGAACGATTTCGACAAGAAACCGCGCGACTCGACGAACTCAGCAGCCATCCGCAAATTCCCGATCTCTACGCCTACTTTGAGCGAGAAGATGCCCAATTTCTGGTGCAGGAATTTGTCGAAGGGCGCAGCCTGTTTCAGGAAATGACCCAGGACGGCAGCTTCGACGAATCCCAAATTCGCGCCCTGCTGGCTGAGATCTTGCCCCTCCTGCAATTTCTCCACGACCACCAGATTATCCATCGAGACATCAAGCCCACAAACCTGATTCGCAAAGGGCAGCCCCCCAGCGGCGGGCAGCAGGCAGAACTCGATGTCACCAGTTGGGCGCTAACAGACGCACCAGAGCTAACGGGCTGGCTGCAACCCTCCAAAATCCAAAATCCAAAATCCAAAATCCAAAATCCAAAATCCCTCGTTTTGGTCGATTTTGGCGCAGCCAAACGCCTCACCCAATCCGCCCTGGCCCGCCCGGGAACCCTCATGGGCAGCGCCGAGTATGCCGCACCAGAGCAACTGATGGGCCATGCAACCTACGCCAGCGATTTATACAGCTTGGGCGTAACCTGCATTCAGCTTTTGACAGGGCTGAGTCCGTTTGAGCTATTTGACGGCGTGCGGGGGCTGTGGCACTGGCGGTCGGTAGCGGGTACTGTCAGCGACACCCTGGCACAGGTTTTGGACAAAATGCTGGCCACGAGCTTGGGCGATCGCTTTTCTTCGGCCGCTGCGGTGATGGACGTGCTTGGCATTCGGAATCAGGAATCGGGGGTCGGCAATCCGGGAACCAGGGTCAGCCTGAAACCCGAACCCGAAAGCCACTGGCGCTGTGTGGGGACGCTGGAGGCAGGGGCGGGGGTAAATGCGATCGCCCCCCTCCCTGGTCGAGATCTGCTGTTTAGCGGCGGCAATGACGGGCGGCTGGTGGTGTGGGACTGCGATCGCGGCGAGGCGCTGTGGATGTTTGAGGAGCCAGGGGTGGTCGTGACGACGGTGGCGGTGAGTCCCTTGGGCGATGCGCTGGCCAGCGGCGGCTTTGACCGCACCATCAAGCTCTGGGATTGGCAGTCCGGCACACTAACGCGGACGCTGGCGGGCCATACGGACGTAGTGACGGCGATCGCCTTTGCTCCCGATAGCACCCTCTACAGTGCCAGCCGCGACAAAACGATTCGCCAATGGCTGCCCCACACCGGCGAGGCGATCGCCACCTTCAGCAGCCACAAAGCAGCAGTAGAGGCGATCGCCCTCCACCCGCAGCAGCCGATTCTGGTCAGCGGTGGCGCAGAGGGCGCGGTAAAAATTTGGCATACTGGCACGCGAGAACTGCTGCGAACCCTGTCGGGGCACGGGGCCCAAGTGAGTGCGATCGCCTTACCGCCAGAGTCGGCTACGGCGCAAAGCAGCAGCGTCCTCAGCGGCAGTTGGGATATGTCGCTTAAGCTGCGGAACCTGCACGCGGGCGGGCTGCGCTACAACCTGACTGGCCATCTATTGCCGATTACGGCCCTCTCTTGCAACCCATCCGCCCGCCTGCTGTCTACCGCCAGCCACGACACTACGGTTAAAATCTGGAATCTAGAAACAGGGGCGCTGCAAGCGACTCTCACAGGACACACGGCTGCGGTGGAGAGCGTCGCATTTTTGTCCAAGAAGCGTCTCGCCAGCGCTGGACGAGACGGCACAATCAGGCTCTGGCAGGTATCCTAA
- a CDS encoding phospholipid-binding protein: protein MISGALSFVESTGMNTHTSAKDTTHSLFKTIPPERVGIDGQYDYNGLANRVTQALEQQFSYEELQHLTVRQRGTVVMLSGKLSSQHLLQKIRCASLNVSGATDVEIHGVDIVPQSAYQGTAQANCA, encoded by the coding sequence ATGATTTCAGGAGCTTTGTCATTCGTTGAATCTACCGGAATGAACACCCATACATCTGCCAAAGACACGACTCATTCTCTCTTCAAAACGATTCCACCAGAGCGGGTTGGAATCGATGGTCAGTATGACTATAACGGACTTGCAAATCGCGTCACGCAAGCATTGGAACAGCAGTTTAGCTACGAAGAGTTACAACATCTAACGGTGCGCCAGCGAGGAACCGTGGTGATGCTTTCGGGTAAGCTTTCCAGTCAGCACTTGCTTCAGAAAATTCGCTGTGCCTCTCTCAATGTTTCTGGTGCAACGGATGTTGAAATACATGGTGTAGATATCGTGCCACAGTCTGCTTACCAAGGCACTGCCCAAGCTAACTGTGCTTAG
- a CDS encoding NF041680 family putative transposase has protein sequence MIFNELQQFRQTLYASLGNARDALFDLMDAVLVSACIVSFVRLSQSPVFRRQWSSTYEALRDSRLPRSKVLKLLVQQIPTQQQPLLASDASRWNRPAARRLKDRTLSGRTGHAPIAGQNYSTLAWIAEDRGSWALPLRHERITSFETPASKAAFQLKQVTRQLAVRPLAIYDRGYGNASFVNQTAGIEADLLLRVTSNRCVYGAPPAYRGRGAPAKHGHKMKLNDPDTWSVPVETVEVDDPNWGRVRVSRWSAYHFRKSPKRAMEVLRVEVLETQSSTRRLAPLWLVWLGEQMPPLETLWLHYLRRFAIEHWYRFAKQRLYWTHPQFSSVSATEQWSSLMPLLSWQLWLARKDCTDHPLPWQAPQETLTPGRVAQAFAGILAAIGTPAPAPKPRGKSPGRGKGHKPTPRPCYPMVKKRASKRKTSEQSLNSPVATAA, from the coding sequence ATGATTTTCAACGAACTTCAGCAATTTCGCCAAACGTTGTATGCCAGCTTGGGAAACGCCAGAGATGCCCTGTTTGATCTGATGGATGCCGTGTTAGTGAGTGCGTGCATCGTGTCGTTTGTGAGGCTATCGCAGAGTCCTGTCTTTCGTCGCCAGTGGTCGAGCACCTATGAAGCGTTGCGCGATAGCCGCCTACCCCGATCAAAGGTGCTGAAGCTGTTGGTGCAGCAGATACCGACTCAGCAGCAACCGTTGTTGGCAAGTGATGCGAGTCGGTGGAACCGTCCTGCTGCCAGGCGTTTGAAAGACCGCACCTTATCAGGCAGAACAGGACATGCCCCGATAGCCGGACAAAACTACAGTACCTTAGCCTGGATTGCTGAAGACAGGGGCAGTTGGGCATTACCATTGCGGCATGAGCGCATCACCAGCTTTGAAACACCCGCCAGTAAAGCGGCATTCCAACTCAAACAAGTGACTCGGCAGTTAGCGGTGCGTCCGTTGGCGATCTACGACCGAGGGTACGGCAATGCCAGTTTTGTCAACCAAACGGCAGGGATTGAGGCAGACTTGCTGCTGCGGGTTACATCCAATCGATGTGTCTATGGCGCGCCCCCAGCGTATCGAGGGCGAGGCGCACCTGCCAAGCATGGACATAAGATGAAACTCAATGACCCTGACACTTGGAGTGTCCCGGTCGAAACCGTTGAAGTCGATGATCCCAACTGGGGACGAGTGCGGGTCAGTCGTTGGAGTGCATACCATTTCCGCAAATCCCCCAAACGGGCAATGGAAGTGTTGCGCGTGGAGGTGCTGGAGACACAGAGCAGCACGCGACGCTTGGCTCCTTTGTGGTTAGTTTGGCTGGGTGAGCAGATGCCTCCGTTAGAAACCCTGTGGTTGCACTACCTCCGTCGCTTTGCCATTGAACACTGGTATCGCTTTGCCAAGCAGAGGCTATATTGGACACATCCCCAGTTCAGTTCTGTATCGGCAACCGAACAGTGGAGCAGCCTGATGCCGTTGCTCAGTTGGCAGTTGTGGTTAGCGCGAAAGGACTGTACTGACCACCCCTTGCCCTGGCAGGCACCGCAAGAAACGTTGACTCCGGGTCGGGTCGCACAAGCGTTTGCAGGCATTTTGGCAGCGATTGGCACCCCTGCTCCTGCGCCTAAACCTCGTGGTAAATCGCCAGGACGAGGCAAGGGGCACAAGCCAACTCCTCGTCCCTGCTATCCGATGGTCAAAAAACGAGCCTCGAAACGCAAGACATCCGAACAATCCCTGAACAGTCCGGTTGCAACAGCAGCTTAA
- a CDS encoding PAS domain S-box protein, translating into MARLYGYDSSEDMVNSVKDISTQIYVQPERRQAFKTALEITDQIEAFTYQSYQKDGTMIWVEESTRAVRDPQGNILYYEGIVQDITERKRWEEEIRRHLEELQIEIDQSRRATEVEMITRSNYFQEIQEEISGFDLDQFWS; encoded by the coding sequence ATGGCCCGCCTCTATGGGTATGATTCATCCGAAGATATGGTGAATTCAGTAAAAGACATTTCGACCCAAATCTATGTCCAGCCAGAGCGTCGCCAGGCCTTCAAAACAGCGCTAGAAATCACCGACCAGATTGAAGCGTTTACTTACCAGAGCTATCAAAAAGATGGGACGATGATCTGGGTGGAGGAAAGCACCAGAGCTGTGCGAGATCCGCAAGGAAACATCCTTTATTACGAAGGCATTGTGCAGGATATTACCGAGCGAAAGCGCTGGGAAGAAGAGATCCGCCGGCACCTAGAAGAACTGCAAATTGAAATCGATCAAAGCCGCCGCGCAACGGAAGTAGAAATGATAACCCGCAGCAACTATTTTCAGGAAATTCAGGAAGAAATCTCAGGCTTTGATTTGGATCAATTCTGGAGCTAG